tgtcacggatataatagtgaccttagcacaaatatttgtgagcaatgttttgaaacatgacatgaatacatgatgaaaatgatttacgattcataattatgaaatatacatgatttatgcatgcatgatgagtttataacttgttttgttatatgctctatgaaatactttattttgtattatctgttattttctaaatattgtattatcatgaaaaatttatgtttgatccgataaggaagcgtaagttctacttactgggctagtgtaactcatattctttttattttctttttgtttgacagagaaataaggttaggattggTAAAAAGAATCCaggcttgaagatctgcatagcaagcttgaaaatttggtagcagaagtttggtttattttataattacgaatttataattatttatgaatgttgagattcaggttggtacttgctttcggatttagatgctctgaaccaatattggttcgattatttgatgaataatggaattgaatctttttatttgatggattttagatgattatgatggattgacttcgtgttatcgtgggctccatgtcttgatagcatggccgtgttatgtcccgcaTTTAGGGCGTGACAGCTTCAAACCAAAAAATCCTCATATTTCTCTCTTTCTAGATTGCCGAGCATACAGCTGTGATTAAACTGTCCCAAGTTGCTTGTGAATATTTAGTGGATGCTTCTTTCACCAATCTTTCCACACTATTATTTTGGGGATAACTTTGCGTACCTTGTATCTTCCTTTCCTTCAAGGTTTCTGTTGTTAAAAAATTCTAGTGTGAAAATAATAGCCAACTGAATACTTTTAACTTTTCTGATAGAGgcatttttcagtttgttttagcGAAGTATGACCATGTTCCTCCATTGCTAAGGAATATATAGCACTCTCTTACTTTAAAGATCCCTATTAGGTTTCATTTCCATGTCACTATGTCAGGTGTATTGGATGGGCTAATTTTTCTGATTGAACTCAAGAATTATTGAAAAATTGCCGCCATATTCAATGGGATGTTTTCTCCGAATTGGGTTCTAGGATCAGCTTCAGGGAGGaatcaaaactaatttttaagTCAGTTGCTAATTCATAAGCATATAGATGAATTTCATGTTTCAGGTATGTTGTTGGTTGGTGTTACACATTAGCAATGTATCATCTCTGCATACTGTATATATAAGATATCTCTCGTTGTTTCTTTTGGCCCAATACCATTGATCAGATTGTTTGAAGCTACAACTTTGAGAACTCTTCCAAGAAGATCCGGTAGTAGCATTGATGAAAGTGGATCCCCTTCCTTAAGGCTCAGTTTGACTTGAATCCAATTCAGAGGATCTCCATTTGTTATTGGTGACAACGAATGCTCTTAATCCATGAACACCACTTCAAACCAAAGCCCCTTGCAGCCAGAAGAGATAGTAGGAAAGGCCAACTAATCCTATCGAAGGCCTTTTCAAAATCAAGTTTGAATATCGGACCTTTCTATTTGGATTTGTTGCAACAAGAGACGATTTCTATGGCTAATGGGTCACAATCAGAGATTTGTCTACCTTTAATTAATCTAGATGTTTTGATAATCTGATGGCTAGCATTTTAGAGGAGATTTCAATCGCTCCATGAATCAAACTTATTAGTCCGAAATTTCTGACGTGCTTGCTCTCTTATTTCTTTGGGATCAAAGTGATGCAAgtgtaattaaatttgaatcaCTTTGTtctatttgtttattttttactttttttttttaaaaaaaatacgctATTTGACATATCAAAACTGCCGTGTACTCGGTTGTGAAAACTTCCTGTAACTTTGGTTGATTTATTACTGCATCCTGGTTAGATGATCTGAGAACAACATATATAGATTGAGACTACAAACATGCTCTGGTAACTAAAAAATGCAACTCAGAAAATCACTAGGCTGGTGTGTTGCGTTCTTATTGCTCTCTTTATATCTGCATTTCTAATTGTGCCACATAATGAAGCAGCATTAATGGGGGAAGACCGATGACTTTCTAGAGTGACTTTTCTGAGTTACCATTTCATGGCTCCATAGATTAAGATTCTTTTATCTTACTTCCCTCGCTGGCATCAACCAGCTTAATACAATGAATAGAAGAAAGAAGGCGAGAAGAAGGGAGGATTGCAGCATCTACTCATGTCGATGGGCAGAGCTTCACCAAGACCTTCTAGCGCTGATGGAAATCCCAAACCATCCCCAGATATTTTCCAGCCCAGCCGAGGAAAGATCTTAGCGAATATGTATTACTTAGCAAACGAAATTAATTTTACTCTTATCTTAGtgaaattttttatgcaaaaCCCACTACTTTATATGATATCATATCCTTCGCTGCCCAGTATCTTTCCGAATAGATGCCTCAGAAAGTACACGAATCAGACCATgattgaaaaatgagaaaaagaaaaaacttgcACCTAATGTACAGTACAGATCTGGTACAATGTCTCTAGCTTAACAAATATACAAGCCAGGAACTGTTTGTCCGGTCAGTTGTTTCACGTGTACAAGTTAAGACAACCAACACAGTCTAATGCACACAGATAAGATTAAATTTAGCATCATGCTGTGAAACATCACTGTTGTTTTATGAGATTGAGTATTCTTCATTGCAAATGTGAAAATAAGTAAGGCAGTTGCTACCGTATCAATTGTTCTACAACATTTTCAGAAACATCCTAGGAAAATGTGGTTGATTTTTGTAACAAATAGTTAGTACCAAAGAATGAGAAGtacaataaaatttgaattggacAGAGAAATGATATACAGTGAATTTGATgctaagagaggaaggaaagaaaaaaaaaaaaaaatcagatacaTAACACCTCTTACAAGACTGCAAATGATGACTAGCCTGAATGTCCTCTGAAGAGCCTTACGCTTTCCTTTCATAGTTCTGCATATAAATCAAATCAGGTACATCAAACTGCAGCGAACTTCAGCCTGATTGTCTAAGAGCAGCTGAAGAACTGGTAGCTCAAAGTAACCTGCCCATCCCCATGATACCCAAGCTGGAATCTGACAGCAATATGTCATAAAATCCCTCTATCAAGaagaatttctcaaaaaaaaatccaccaTCAAGAAGCAGGTGGAGGATGTGAATCTTCTGTCCTGTGATGAAACAATTTAGCTATTGCCCTCCGTTCGCAGTCCtgtcacacaaaagaaaagaGGGGGAGACAAGATTCAATAATCAATCACTGGTGCTATCACGAACTTCTTTTCAGCCCACCATCATTTAATGATGACAATGCAATAGTAATGTTGTACTGTCCAAAAAAGTCCCAAGAATGAAATAAGTAGTAACTCATATATTCTCTTCTCGCCCTCATTCATTAGATCAGATTGCTAAAGACAGAAGGAAATGGAGCTTATTCTTCCCATTTTCTAAAGCACTCCAGTGGATTATATCAATTAGAGAATTATCTGCATCCTTGCAAATTTATTGCTTATAAAGAGTCTTTCTTAAAGTAATGGGTTGCTCCAACtggaataatttaaatgaaaTAAGGATAATTGCTGCCTTCATTTTTTTTCCATTTATTGTTTACCCTAGATATGCCATATCAACTACCATATCCAGCAATGGATCTACTATTCATTACTCTACCTGCATGGAATTATGGTAGGTCCACTGAGAGATATGTCACACCGAACACTTTGATGTCCCCATTGCATATTCAGAATAAAGAATCTGGACCTCTTTCTCATTCCGTTATAGAGTACTAGTACAATCATTTAACAACagaaggaaaaagagaggggAAAAAGAAAATTATCATCAAAATACCTAATTGAGAATGTCTGCAGTAaccatttttaatttaaaaaaagacAAATGGATAAGCTGAAAACAGAAAGCAGAAGTATATCATTTTTCCATTATAAACCTGAAAGGTAGGAGGAGCAGAACACTTTCATTCAGGTAACCATTCCAGACTCCACCTTTAGTATAACAATGGAGGATAGGACCGTTAATCAACCAGATGAAGCTGGTTGAAAATGGAAACTGAATCTGTCCAAGGTAGGCCTCTGCTGTCTGTTTGATGCTTTAAACCGAACACTAGAGAAATAATCTAACATTCTAGTTTGAGAAAGCACCCATTTTTTAAGGTTTCTCGTAAGTTACTGGTGCAACAGCAACTGACGATCCTTGCAAACTACAGGTGGCCTCAAAGGTTGAGAATCCCATCATTCAAACACATCCAATTGCTGTTTGAGACGACGGAGGGCTGAACATGAAAGTGGATAGCTAATGTGGTACCTTAGGGTTTCATCCTTCTGCTATCAACATCTAGAAAGCACACTGCAGCCACAACATTTAATGGTTCCGATTCATTCCTGATTGAAGATTTCCTGAAGTTCAGCATCTAGATTAGGGCTTTATGAGTTATTTTGTGATTACGAAAGGAGTTTTAGTGATGAAACATTAAAGTATCAAAATGAGTTTTATGGATATATGGTTTCAGAATCTTGTTCCACCTGTCATAATCTTGTTTACTAATTTTTAGTTAGGTCAGCTCTCGAACCTCTAATTTAGACCAAAACTTTTCAGAATCTTGATTGTCGTGTGCTTCCCCATCATCAAAATTCTAAAGGCAGGTTTTCTTGACCTTCAATCGCTGTTGTTCTGTATAAAGGCTACACCTAGGCTTTTTACACTTTGTTGGTGGTGAAGTTGTATCTTAGTCACCAATAGGAAGCTTGCAAATTTGTCACATTATCTGAGCAACATCATACACAATACTTTAGCTAGATGCAGAtgcacatttaaaaaaaaaattgtaaactTTTCGTGCTAATTTAATAAGTTTTCTAACTTTAAAAGAATGAGGTTGGTAATTGCACTTGCATGAAGTGCATGAAAGTAGTATGGCAAATAGGCATCCTATCTGGAAGTAATGGCATAAAAGCGCCATCCCCTAGAATTAGTAGTTTTACTATATTAATATGCTTTAATAATCAAAAAGTTAGTTTAAGTCATAAGTTAGAGAATAAATAATCAGGCCAAACTTGAGCACTTAAAACCTCATTACGATAAAGCTCTTACCATGGGTTGTTTCAATTACCTTAAACATGTTTAGGAAAAATGATTTTCCAGGATTCATTCTTCTGAGCTTCAAGAAAGTGTATGCAAAGCTCAATTGATCACGCGAGGTAAACTGGTTCACTTCATTAAACCAAAGGCACGAAAATAAATTAGACATGGGTGTGTGTGCACGCACAATAAAGGAACCTTCAGGTACATCTGCAAAAACACAGTAATGACAAAATCTATCACAGGATGACAAgggaaaagataaaatttgttCAACTAAGACATGAAAATGACACAGACAACTTGGAAGAGGAGAACTAGGGTCGGACTCATTAAACTTCATTAGACCATCTGACTGGTAGAATCGAAACTGTTCATCAATGGCAGAATGGTTGTATTTATTCAAGCGCTTGTTTTGGAGAACTTCTTCCCAAACACAATGGCGGTCATAGTGGTTTGAAATAGCATATTCTGACCTCTTCCGCCATAAAAAGTATTCAAGAATCAGCAGGGGATCAGCTTGAAGGCGCATTTTGCTATCAATCCAAATAGAATACCTGGAATAGATAATTCCAATATAAAGAACCCATTTCTAACATTTGCACAATAGACATCAACTATTGCAAAAGAAAGATAACTTAATAGTTAGTAACATAGTGTAGAATGGCTGGCATTTGATATACTTctgaacacaaaatcattaaggTTGATTTGTAAGAATTAATACCTCTAtatgcattttttttaaaatatgaaatatttgaCTTGTAAGAAATAAATATCCTATGACTTACATGTTATACAACACAGAATGCAGAACAATGTTCTTGGGAATTTGCCTTACCTAGCAGATTGGAAAAGCCGGTGGGACAAAAATTTTGGAATCTTCCCAGTCTTCCGCATATCTGCATATGGTAAGTTCTTCACTACAATTATTCTCCATAGACCAATATACCCATTGTCATCAGGTATTTGTCCTTCTGAAGAAAGTTTTGCCAATGTTAGCTCATCTAAGAACATCACGAGGCATACATTCTTCTTAGAATATGTGTGAATCTGTAACATTTACAAACTGGTAACATTCATTAAACCAATGGCATAAAACTTATAGTAGACAATTGTTCTGCAACCAACAATTTGCCTAATCATGGTCCTATTCTCCTATAAAATAACATTAAGGAgttcctttctttttttaaaaaaaaaagaagatcaagaagcaTAACACCTTCCAAGATGGTATCTCAATGTGAAACATATGCAACCTGGTAATATGTGCAAAAATTTAAAGACCAATATCCTTGGAAAAGTTACAAAATTATGCATTTCACTCCATAAGCAATCAATACATTCAAAAATCCTCTTGTTCTACAAAGATTGTTGAGGCACAAAAAAGAATAGAAACATCTTTTAacatttgaaaaagtttcaaataacCTATCCAGTTCATAAAAACCATTGGCTTCATAATAACATGGATAACAAGCATGAGATAATCCCCTTCAGCATCAAGCATGAAATCGATTGACTAAACAAGCTCAAATATAACATAAGCTAAGCAAAATGCTTTAAATACAAAATAATGAAGAATGGTAAGCACCCAATGAAATGAAGAAACTCCATATTCTACATGAGCATTCTTAAACATTAAACATTCCCTTGACCTAACTAAAAACAAGATAAAAATCAATCAGCAAACAGGCATCTTGAAACTTAAAAAGAAAGTGTGAAATAATCATTAAAACCATGGAGAAACACCAACATTTCAATGACGTTTCCCAGCTCCCTGGGATGCACCATGGCAAACGAAGGTTCAGATGCCCAGTTAATGGTTTATCATGGTCATCTACCTCATACAAGTTGCTTGGATAATGAAAGATAAGGTATTCAAAAAGATTAAATAACAATATTTGTTTGGCCAAATATAATCCATATGATAGTTGGAAATCAAAATTGAACTTCTTAGAAGAGAGTCCATGTTGTTGGAAGCAAAATGCTTGATAGTTATGGACTAATCATTATTACATGGAAGTTGGACAAGACTGATAAATTTTTGGGACAGATTGTGCTGCTTAATGTTTTGTTTGCAAAATCAAATATGCAGGTATTTTAATTGGTGGTGGAGGAAGGAATTCTTTTATGATAGCTAATAGCAAGCTGAAGAGGGTGAAATGAATCTGAAACCTGGATTTTTTTAAAGtgctttttctaagatttttcatttttcttctccaggtaatcatgaagatggtgatctgAGAGTTCCTATCCGTACATTAGAAAAGAAAGATGCTGTGATAGCCAAGATGAGAAGTTCTAgggtgttaaaaaaaaaaaaaaaaaaaacattggaaTAAGATCGGAATCAATAGCTTTCCAACATATAACTTCAAAACCACTCAACTTGCACAATTCACTTATATGTTTATAGTATGGCAAGTTAGCAAGTCATCTTCTCCTCAATAAGGTGGCATGTAGAGTGTCGTATTTCTTAATGTTGTCAGGGTTGCTTAGGCAGTTCAACATGGCAGGTTGGGTCTTGCTTTGAGAGCGAATGTTTTGGAACTTTATACTTCACCAAGTGATGTGGAGCATATGAAAACAAAGTTTCAAACAGTTAAAACAGAGCCTTCTATTTGTGATTAGAGTTGATAATGAACAAATAGTCTGGACAACCAGCATATTTGAAGAGGTAAAATTCTTTCATCCTCCCTAGAGATGGGAATTGGAGTGTGACTGGACTTAAAGTTGCAAAATTCTTCTATTGTCCATGGTGAAGGTCTCCCTCCCTAGTAATCCTAGGTTTGACTACAATGTTGGCTTCTTTGGCAACCCACCACCTCATGGTTATGGTGAAGTGGTAGAAGAATATAATGTTGAGATTTAACTGGAGGTTTCCAATCCATAATTGGTGAAGACCTGATATAAACTGGAAGCCAACatcctttcaaaattttttcaaagagtGGAAAAAGTTTTGAGTAATAAAAACTCTCTAGCCAACAATGGCAAGCCACCTTAGAAGTTCTTTTCACTGTTTGGTGAGAGGATATTGCTA
This genomic window from Elaeis guineensis isolate ETL-2024a chromosome 13, EG11, whole genome shotgun sequence contains:
- the LOC105056565 gene encoding probable hexosyltransferase MUCI70 isoform X1, encoding MAFYRLGGEWSRSRRWRRFARVWMQRCPLWIFSLCLLSLIYFSFFGIKVQFHGLRHGQVNQGIFSSNEIGELEFSRPPRAKSRKHHVPCEVRFLESVDDLVEPENYMKFVQFSLTYITKEEIPDENNIFKPQFGGHQTLKQRENSYYARNQTLHCGFVKGPEGFPSTGFDLHEKDKEYMATCKVVVSSCIFGSSDFLRRPTKSKIHTYSKKNVCLVMFLDELTLAKLSSEGQIPDDNGYIGLWRIIVVKNLPYADMRKTGKIPKFLSHRLFQSARYSIWIDSKMRLQADPLLILEYFLWRKRSEYAISNHYDRHCVWEEVLQNKRLNKYNHSAIDEQFRFYQSDGLMKFNESDPSSPLPSCLCHFHVLVEQILSFPLSSCDRFCHYCVFADVPEGSFIVRAHTPMSNLFSCLWFNEVNQFTSRDQLSFAYTFLKLRRMNPGKSFFLNMFKDCERRAIAKLFHHRTEDSHPPPAS
- the LOC105056565 gene encoding probable hexosyltransferase MUCI70 isoform X3; its protein translation is MAFYRLGGEWSRSRRWRRFARVWMQRCPLWIFSLCLLSLIYFSFFGIKVQFHGLRHGQVNQGIFSSNEIGELEFSRPPRAKSRKHHVPCEVRFLESVDDLVEPENYMKFVQFSLTYITKEEIPDENNIFKPQFGGHQTLKQRENSYYARNQTLHCGFVKGPEGFPSTGFDLHEKDKEYMATCKVVVSSCIFGSSDFLRRPTKKGQIPDDNGYIGLWRIIVVKNLPYADMRKTGKIPKFLSHRLFQSARYSIWIDSKMRLQADPLLILEYFLWRKRSEYAISNHYDRHCVWEEVLQNKRLNKYNHSAIDEQFRFYQSDGLMKFNESDPSSPLPSCLCHFHVLVEQILSFPLSSCDRFCHYCVFADVPEGSFIVRAHTPMSNLFSCLWFNEVNQFTSRDQLSFAYTFLKLRRMNPGKSFFLNMFKDCERRAIAKLFHHRTEDSHPPPAS
- the LOC105056565 gene encoding probable hexosyltransferase MUCI70 isoform X7; the protein is MVNQGIFSSNEIGELEFSRPPRAKSRKHHVPCEVRFLESVDDLVEPENYMKFVQFSLTYITKEEIPDENNIFKPQFGGHQTLKQRENSYYARNQTLHCGFVKGPEGFPSTGFDLHEKDKEYMATCKVVVSSCIFGSSDFLRRPTKSKIHTYSKKNVCLVMFLDELTLAKLSSEGQIPDDNGYIGLWRIIVVKNLPYADMRKTGKIPKFLSHRLFQSARYSIWIDSKMRLQADPLLILEYFLWRKRSEYAISNHYDRHCVWEEVLQNKRLNKYNHSAIDEQFRFYQSDGLMKFNESDPSSPLPSCLCHFHVLVEQILSFPLSSCDRFCHYCVFADVPEGSFIVRAHTPMSNLFSCLWFNEVNQFTSRDQLSFAYTFLKLRRMNPGKSFFLNMFKDCERRAIAKLFHHRTEDSHPPPAS
- the LOC105056565 gene encoding probable hexosyltransferase MUCI70 isoform X8, with the protein product MKFVQFSLTYITKEEIPDENNIFKPQFGGHQTLKQRENSYYARNQTLHCGFVKGPEGFPSTGFDLHEKDKEYMATCKVVVSSCIFGSSDFLRRPTKSKIHTYSKKNVCLVMFLDELTLAKLSSEGQIPDDNGYIGLWRIIVVKNLPYADMRKTGKIPKFLSHRLFQSARYSIWIDSKMRLQADPLLILEYFLWRKRSEYAISNHYDRHCVWEEVLQNKRLNKYNHSAIDEQFRFYQSDGLMKFNESDPSSPLPSCLCHFHVLVEQILSFPLSSCDRFCHYCVFADVPEGSFIVRAHTPMSNLFSCLWFNEVNQFTSRDQLSFAYTFLKLRRMNPGKSFFLNMFKDCERRAIAKLFHHRTEDSHPPPAS
- the LOC105056565 gene encoding probable hexosyltransferase MUCI70 isoform X4 codes for the protein MAFYRLGGEWSRSRRWRRFARVWMQRCPLWIFSLCLLSLIYFSFFGIKVQFHGLRHGQVNQGIFSSNEIGELEFSRPPRAKSRKHHVPCEVRFLESVDDLVEPENYMKFVQFSLTYITKEEIPDENNIFKPQFGGHQTLKQRENSYYARNQTLHCGFVKGPEGFPSTGFDLHEKDKEYMATCKVVVSSCIFGSSDFLRRPTKSKIHTYSKKNVCLVMFLDELTLAKLSSEGQIPDDNGYIGLWRIIVVKNLPYADMRKTGKIPKFLSHRLFQSARYSIWIDSKMRLQADPLLILEYFLWRKRSEYAISNHYDRHCVWEEVLQNKRLNKYNHSAIDEQFRFYQSDGLMKFNESDPSSPLPSYVPEGSFIVRAHTPMSNLFSCLWFNEVNQFTSRDQLSFAYTFLKLRRMNPGKSFFLNMFKDCERRAIAKLFHHRTEDSHPPPAS
- the LOC105056565 gene encoding probable hexosyltransferase MUCI70 isoform X2, coding for MAFYRLGGEWSRSRRWRRFARVWMQRCPLWIFSLCLLSLIYFSFFGIKVQFHGELEFSRPPRAKSRKHHVPCEVRFLESVDDLVEPENYMKFVQFSLTYITKEEIPDENNIFKPQFGGHQTLKQRENSYYARNQTLHCGFVKGPEGFPSTGFDLHEKDKEYMATCKVVVSSCIFGSSDFLRRPTKSKIHTYSKKNVCLVMFLDELTLAKLSSEGQIPDDNGYIGLWRIIVVKNLPYADMRKTGKIPKFLSHRLFQSARYSIWIDSKMRLQADPLLILEYFLWRKRSEYAISNHYDRHCVWEEVLQNKRLNKYNHSAIDEQFRFYQSDGLMKFNESDPSSPLPSCLCHFHVLVEQILSFPLSSCDRFCHYCVFADVPEGSFIVRAHTPMSNLFSCLWFNEVNQFTSRDQLSFAYTFLKLRRMNPGKSFFLNMFKDCERRAIAKLFHHRTEDSHPPPAS
- the LOC105056565 gene encoding probable hexosyltransferase MUCI70 isoform X5, whose protein sequence is MAFYRLGGEWSRSRRWRRFARVWMQRCPLWIFSLCLLSLIYFSFFGIKVNQGIFSSNEIGELEFSRPPRAKSRKHHVPCEVRFLESVDDLVEPENYMKFVQFSLTYITKEEIPDENNIFKPQFGGHQTLKQRENSYYARNQTLHCGFVKGPEGFPSTGFDLHEKDKEYMATCKVVVSSCIFGSSDFLRRPTKSKIHTYSKKNVCLVMFLDELTLAKLSSEGQIPDDNGYIGLWRIIVVKNLPYADMRKTGKIPKFLSHRLFQSARYSIWIDSKMRLQADPLLILEYFLWRKRSEYAISNHYDRHCVWEEVLQNKRLNKYNHSAIDEQFRFYQSDGLMKFNESDPSSPLPSCLCHFHVLVEQILSFPLSSCDRFCHYCVFADVPEGSFIVRAHTPMSNLFSCLWFNEVNQFTSRDQLSFAYTFLKLRRMNPGKSFFLNMFKDCERRAIAKLFHHRTEDSHPPPAS
- the LOC105056565 gene encoding probable hexosyltransferase MUCI70 isoform X6 is translated as METVCSSLDAEMPPLDILALLAFFNLFLLLRYKGLRHGQVNQGIFSSNEIGELEFSRPPRAKSRKHHVPCEVRFLESVDDLVEPENYMKFVQFSLTYITKEEIPDENNIFKPQFGGHQTLKQRENSYYARNQTLHCGFVKGPEGFPSTGFDLHEKDKEYMATCKVVVSSCIFGSSDFLRRPTKSKIHTYSKKNVCLVMFLDELTLAKLSSEGQIPDDNGYIGLWRIIVVKNLPYADMRKTGKIPKFLSHRLFQSARYSIWIDSKMRLQADPLLILEYFLWRKRSEYAISNHYDRHCVWEEVLQNKRLNKYNHSAIDEQFRFYQSDGLMKFNESDPSSPLPSCLCHFHVLVEQILSFPLSSCDRFCHYCVFADVPEGSFIVRAHTPMSNLFSCLWFNEVNQFTSRDQLSFAYTFLKLRRMNPGKSFFLNMFKDCERRAIAKLFHHRTEDSHPPPAS